The genomic region GAGCATATGGTTTGAGAGGACCCGCACCGCCGCACCGACAATCCCCTGCTCGTTTGCGTTCTTCGGAAGAACCGTGATGACAACAAACCCGAGCGATTCGGCAACCCTGCTCAGGTCCGGGGTTGCCCGCATGTTGAGGAAGATATCGCGGAGCATCGGACGCGAAAGAATGCGCCGTGCCGTGGAATCGACAACCCGGCGATCGGAACCAATGGCTTTTGCCACTGCGGTTGCCGGCATCTCAATGCCATTGCAGCTGATCCTCCCGTCTTCGGTTACCCCGAATCCGTTCTCCAGGAGAAAGCGCACTACCCGGCTCTGGGATGGGGAATCGGCAAAATCGTGGATGATATCAGACCACATACTCACCACTGGGAAATATGCCTATAAATATACAGCGATGCGCTTCCAGGGTCATCGGTGCTATAGAATTGCCAAGGTTTCGGCGCTCATGCGTTCCAGACCTGCGTCCCGTGCCGGAATCGGCCAAAATCACCTGCACAGAGAGGACATGGTGCAGATCCTTACACAAGTTTTTATTAGATAGACAACCTCTTTGTTATGGCACAAAAGCGAGGGTAGCCAAGCCAGGTCAAAGGCGCTAGGTTGAGGGCCTAGTCTCGTAGGAGTTCTTGGGTTCGAATCCCATCCCTCGCATCTCTGTTCTGATCCGATTTTCTTGAGAATTTTTATCATTTGCAGTGCACTATCCTTTCCTATGGTCCGTTCCAGAACGAGCAGGGAGAGGAAGAAATCTTTTGTTGAATCTCTTCCGGAGATGATCAGGTACACCCTTGCAGAGGGCAATGATTTCATTCTCACTGTTGAAAATGATCCGGATACCGGTTCCTGCAGGATCCATGCATTTTCCGGAAAATTTGTCTCACCCTGCATGCTCCGGAAACTCGAGGGGCTTGTGGAATCCGGGCGCGATGAAGGGTACCGGCAGATTACCTGCGACTGGACAGGACAAACTCCGGATATGTTCCGGGAGTTCCGGAACTGATTGACCGGTGCTCACTTTCACGCCTCGCCTCCGCTTTCTTAATACCCGTGCCCGGACGCTCTTGTAATCATGGAATGCCTTTACACAAGCTGCCGTATTACCTGTCACCGCTGCGGGCATATCTGGACCTACATGGGAAACCGGCTCTTCTCGCTCCAGCGATCCAAAAAGCCGGTCAAAGTGGGCTGCCCGCATTGTTACGCGAAAGTAACCATGGACGTGAAGGAGGCCCGGTGAGATACTGCATCCTGGACAATTGTCCCCGCAGGATACCGGCAAAAGCGGCAGATTGGCTGCAGGGTGAACCCGGCCTGACAGGAAAAATGGAATAAGCCGTTCTTTCAGTCACGGTGATTATGTTTTTATCCGGAACTGCCCGTACGGGATACAGATTTCAAACCGTGCGCCTTTGTTCAAAATGCCGCATTCGCGGATGGTCATACCGGTGATTCCCAGGATCTCTGCTACAAGGAAGAGGCCCAGGCCGGTCTGGCGGTTGGCATCGCGTCTGAACAGGTCTTTCTTGGCGTCCACAGGGATACCGATCCCATTATCCTCGTAAATCAGGAAAAGTCCCTCATCAGCAATCTCGTACCTGAGCCGGATTACCGTGACATGGCCCCCGTGCTGAATCGAGTTGTGCACAAGATTGTGAAAGACCCGTACAAACAGGGGATCGGCAAAGATCTCGATCTGCCCAAAGGGGATCTCGCAGGTAATGCCATGGCGGGTAATTACCGGTTTGAGGTCGGAGAAGATATGGGAGACTTCAGTCCATCTGGGCGGCTGAGCTCCCAGGTCCTCGTAATCCCGCGCAAATTCAACCTGGTTCTGGATCTTCACAACGGCACCCTCCTGCTGAGCCAGCCAGACCTGGGCAGCCGGATCCGGAAACGTGGTTTTGGCAACTTCGATCTGGAGAAGGAGCGCTGTTACCTGGTTGAGGATATCATGACGGGTGATGCTGGAGAGAAGGCTGAGTTTCTGCCGCGCCGCGTTCAGTGCTTTCTCGGTCTGCTTCTGGTCGGTGATATCCCTCATCTGGATGGTCTGTCCTTTGATTCCTGCCTGCGGCGATCGCAGGGGAACACATTTCAGTTCGAAATAGCGCAGTTTTCCGTTCATCTGCCGTTCAATCTGGCAGCGTTGTTCAACCGGGGTACCGGGACCGGTGTTGTTGAGGCAGTCCGGAACAGAGTCCGGCATAACCTCCCGGATCATCCTGCCAATGGCATCCCCGCTGTCAATACCCAGAAAATCCCCGGCGGATTTATTGAGACTGATGATCCTTCCCTGAAGATCCGACACAATAACCCCGTCGTTCATGTTCTCCAGGATCTGCTCATGGGCAATCGGGGAGATATCCAGGAGCTGGAACCGCAGCATGCCATAGAGAATGAAAAAACCGGAGATGAGGAGGGCAAAGGGGGTTGGATCGATGAACCGGACCGATCCTACCCGCAATACCAGGACGAGGTTTATCGCAAACGGGAGAATGGTTGCAATGAGAATGATCGTAACCTGGCGACGGTATAATGGTGATGAGAAGAGGAATCTCTGGAGGATCAGAATAACCGACAGGAAGATCAGGGAGTACGAATAGATCGAATGAATCCAGAAGGCCGGGCCATAGGTTACAACATGGAACGAGAGTCCGCCAATCACCGTTTCCGTGATCTCAGGATAGAAAAGGTGATGAAAACCATTGGTCACCACCAGGATGACGGTTATGGCGGGCACGATCAGGAGCAGGGCAACTCTTTTTGCGGTTATCCACTCCTCCCTTCCGATATATTCGATAGCAAAGAGGAACCAGGCAACAGGAATGACAACCATTGCCGGGTACTCGATCATGATGGCAAGCATCTGGGTCGGGAGATCGGCACTTGCCAGTTCGAGTGCAGTGCAGAATGCCCAGAGACTTGCCGCAGCCATCAGGATGGTAAAGGATCGGCCGCAGATATTCGTGCGATATTTCCACCCGGCAAATGCAAAGAGTGCAAGTACCGCCCCGCATGCCACATAGGGGATAAAGTACGGAGAATACTGCCAGATCATGATCTCACAACACCTGTCAGGAAAAAATTTTTCCGGAATTGTCTGAAGATACCGGATACCTGTTCAGGTATACGTCTGTTTTTTGGGATATACAGGTTTTCATCCGGTTTTACGCCGGATTGAATGAGTACCGACTCGGGTGACCGAGTGGAAGAAACCTATCGTTCAATCAGGCGGATATGTTCATCCGTCTTTTTTGCCAGTGCATCCTTTCCCTGGAGCCGGGCCACATCGGAGATGGCCTCAAGCACATGCACGGACTCTTCCAGAAAGGAGAGCAGGTCTGCCGGAAAAACCTCGATGCCGTATTCATCCTGCAAATAAACGGCAATCTGGCGGTGATCGAGGCCGT from uncultured Methanoregula sp. harbors:
- a CDS encoding histidine kinase N-terminal 7TM domain-containing protein: MIWQYSPYFIPYVACGAVLALFAFAGWKYRTNICGRSFTILMAAASLWAFCTALELASADLPTQMLAIMIEYPAMVVIPVAWFLFAIEYIGREEWITAKRVALLLIVPAITVILVVTNGFHHLFYPEITETVIGGLSFHVVTYGPAFWIHSIYSYSLIFLSVILILQRFLFSSPLYRRQVTIILIATILPFAINLVLVLRVGSVRFIDPTPFALLISGFFILYGMLRFQLLDISPIAHEQILENMNDGVIVSDLQGRIISLNKSAGDFLGIDSGDAIGRMIREVMPDSVPDCLNNTGPGTPVEQRCQIERQMNGKLRYFELKCVPLRSPQAGIKGQTIQMRDITDQKQTEKALNAARQKLSLLSSITRHDILNQVTALLLQIEVAKTTFPDPAAQVWLAQQEGAVVKIQNQVEFARDYEDLGAQPPRWTEVSHIFSDLKPVITRHGITCEIPFGQIEIFADPLFVRVFHNLVHNSIQHGGHVTVIRLRYEIADEGLFLIYEDNGIGIPVDAKKDLFRRDANRQTGLGLFLVAEILGITGMTIRECGILNKGARFEICIPYGQFRIKT
- a CDS encoding regulator of amino acid metabolism, contains ACT domain protein; translated protein: MWSDIIHDFADSPSQSRVVRFLLENGFGVTEDGRISCNGIEMPATAVAKAIGSDRRVVDSTARRILSRPMLRDIFLNMRATPDLSRVAESLGFVVITVLPKNANEQGIVGAAVRVLSNHMLSIRQIFVTDPEFSEEPKLVIIVENSLPHGVIEEIRALPQVKQVII